In a single window of the Arachis hypogaea cultivar Tifrunner chromosome 6, arahy.Tifrunner.gnm2.J5K5, whole genome shotgun sequence genome:
- the LOC112695953 gene encoding DNA-directed RNA polymerase V subunit 5A, with the protein MAEAMMVENGNGNGNGKEDYGECLIGYFEEGSHESHRYYLSRRTTLEMLKDRGYSIPASEIDLSLSQFRAIHGDSPDVDRLRFSATHLSDPSKRILVIFCGQHIVKVTSIRSIAAQIVNRETLTGLILIVQSTITSQALKAVNLFSFKVEIFQITDLLINITKHVLKPKHEILTDKQKKNLLKKYNLEEKQLPRILQTDAIARYYGLEKGQVVKITYSGDITQMHVAYRCVW; encoded by the exons atggcGGAAGCGATGATGGTGGAGAACGGCAACGGCAACGGCAACGGCAAGGAGGACTACGGTGAGTGCTTGATCGGATACTTCGAGGAAGGTAGCCATGAGTCCCACAGGTACTACCTCTCCCGAAGAACCACCCTAGAGATGCTCAAGGACAGAGGCTACTCCATCCCTGCTTCTGAAATCgacctctctctctcccaattCAGAGCCATTCACGGTGATTCCCCTGACGTCGACCGCCTCCGCTTCTCCGCCACTCACCTCTCTGATCCTTCCAAGAGG ATTTTAGTTATCTTCTGTGGCCAACACATTGTGAAAGTTACTTCCATCCGCAGCATTGCAGCGCAGATTGTCAATAGAGAAACTTTAACTGGCCTCATTTTGATTGTTCAAAGTACTATTACTAGCCAGGCCTTGAAAGCTGTCAATCTTTTCTCATTCAAAGTTGAAATCTTTCAG ATCACAGACTTGCTTATTAATATTACAAAGCATGTATTGAAGCCAAAGCATGAAATTCTAACTGACAAACAGAAAAAGAACCTCCTAAAGAAGTACAATTTAGAAGAAAAGCAG CTACCCCGCATTCTACAAACAGATGCAATTGCAAGATACTATGGACTAGAGAAAGGGCAAGTAGTTAAGATAACTTACAGTGGTGATATCACTCAGATGCATGTCGCCTATCGATGCGTTTGGTGA
- the LOC114927808 gene encoding uncharacterized protein, with protein sequence MTTNISECVNSILKGVRNLPVSSLVKATYGRLAELFVRKGREAEAQMGTGKQFSQHLAKCIEANMKTARCFTVTLYDRDNSEFTVAETAPTGSFSLGSYRVSLASQTCDCGYFQALHFPCPHALACCAYSRVNWTTYVHSVYRISSVFSVYRMGFTPPIPEGFWPPNDGPTVIPDPDKRRAREGRPRSTRIRTNMDEADPNRPKRCGLCRQPGHTRRSCPQLGGSSRIGGH encoded by the coding sequence atgacgacgaatatctcCGAATGTGTGAACTCAATCCTCAAGGGTGTCAGAAACCTACCTGTATCCTCGctggtgaaggcaacatatggAAGGCTTGCGGAACTTTTTGTTCGCAAggggagagaggctgaggcccagatgGGAACCGGAAAACAATTCAGTCAGCACTTGGCCAAGTGTATTGAGGCCAACATGAAGACGgcgaggtgcttcacggtgactttgTATGACAGGGATAATTCCGAGTTCACCGTTGCCGAAACCGCTCCGACTGGTTCCTTCTCATTGGGTAGCTACAGAGTATCGCTTGCCAGTCAGACATGTGACTGCGGGTACTTCCAGGCGCTTCATTTCCCATGTCCGCACGCACTTGCATGTTGTGCCTACTCACGGGTAAACTGGACCACTTATGTTCACAGCGTGTATAGGATTAGTTCGGTATTCAGTGTGTATCGGATGGGATTCACCCCTCCGATTCCAGAGGGTTTCTGGCCACCAAACGACGGGCCCACTGTGATACCGGACCCTGACAagaggcgtgcgagagagggtcgCCCTAGGTCCACCAGGATACGAACAaatatggacgaggcagatccAAACCGTCCAAAGAGATGTGGCCTATGTCGCCAACCCGGACACACACGTCGGAGTTGCCCACAGTTGGGTGGATCGTCTCGCATTGGGGGCCATTAG